A single Arachnia propionica DNA region contains:
- a CDS encoding DUF6167 family protein, whose protein sequence is MRRLFWILVGAAVAVALVLRGRKWLYQLTPKGVAERVEASGQQAVNKFSEFRATFTAAMREKEAELREELDMPRKA, encoded by the coding sequence GTGAGGCGTCTGTTCTGGATCCTGGTCGGCGCCGCCGTGGCCGTTGCGCTGGTGCTTCGGGGCCGCAAATGGCTTTACCAGCTCACCCCGAAGGGGGTGGCCGAACGCGTGGAGGCCTCCGGGCAGCAGGCCGTGAACAAGTTCAGCGAGTTCCGCGCCACCTTCACCGCCGCGATGCGGGAGAAGGAAGCCGAGCTTCGCGAAGAACTCGACATGCCCCGGAAGGCCTGA
- the aroC gene encoding chorismate synthase produces MLRYLTAGESHGQALIATMEGVPAHVRVGEPEISAALARRRLGAGRGARMKFEEDSVTLLGGFRHGETLGSPIAIMIGNTEWPKWETVMAPGEVDAGRLAAQARNAPLTRPRPGHADLAGMQKYAFPEARPILERASARETAARVALGAVAAAFLDQALGVSIVSHVVELGGVRARRTDLPVAADLAAIDADPTRCFDAAAATAMAAQVEECRKAGDTLGGVVEVVVWGLPPGLGSHIQGDRRLDSRLAGALMGIQAIKGVEFGDGFELARRRGSAAHDEILPSDKGITRATRNAGGVEGGMSTGEVLRVRAAMKPIATVPRALRTVDVSTGKPAVAHHQRSDVCAVPAAGVVAEAVTALVLAELALEKFGGDSVAETRRNRDAYLADVAARGLGVRR; encoded by the coding sequence ATGCTGCGTTACCTAACGGCCGGGGAGTCACACGGCCAGGCTCTGATAGCGACGATGGAGGGCGTCCCGGCCCATGTCCGCGTTGGGGAACCCGAGATCTCCGCCGCCTTGGCCAGGAGACGCCTCGGGGCCGGGCGTGGGGCGCGCATGAAATTCGAGGAGGACTCCGTGACCCTGCTGGGCGGGTTCCGGCACGGCGAAACCCTCGGTTCCCCGATTGCCATCATGATCGGGAACACGGAATGGCCCAAGTGGGAAACCGTGATGGCACCCGGCGAGGTGGATGCCGGGCGGCTCGCCGCCCAGGCCCGCAACGCCCCGCTCACCCGCCCCAGGCCAGGCCACGCCGACCTGGCCGGGATGCAGAAGTACGCCTTCCCCGAGGCGCGACCCATCCTGGAACGCGCCTCGGCCCGGGAGACCGCGGCGCGGGTGGCGCTTGGCGCGGTGGCCGCGGCCTTCCTGGACCAGGCGCTGGGAGTCAGCATCGTCAGCCACGTCGTCGAACTCGGTGGGGTCCGTGCGAGACGCACCGATCTACCCGTGGCCGCGGACCTCGCGGCCATCGACGCCGACCCCACCCGTTGCTTCGACGCGGCGGCGGCAACGGCCATGGCGGCGCAGGTCGAGGAGTGCCGCAAGGCGGGTGACACCCTAGGCGGGGTGGTTGAGGTGGTTGTGTGGGGTCTGCCCCCCGGTCTCGGTTCCCACATCCAGGGGGATCGCCGCCTCGATTCCCGGCTCGCCGGTGCCCTGATGGGCATTCAGGCCATCAAGGGGGTGGAGTTCGGCGACGGTTTCGAACTGGCCAGGCGCCGCGGCTCCGCTGCCCACGACGAAATTCTCCCCAGCGACAAGGGCATCACCCGCGCCACCCGCAACGCGGGGGGCGTGGAGGGGGGCATGTCCACCGGCGAAGTGCTCCGGGTGCGTGCCGCGATGAAACCGATAGCCACCGTCCCCCGGGCGCTGCGCACCGTCGATGTCTCGACGGGGAAGCCCGCGGTGGCCCATCACCAACGCTCCGACGTGTGTGCGGTGCCTGCAGCCGGGGTGGTGGCCGAGGCCGTGACCGCGCTGGTACTGGCGGAACTTGCCCTCGAGAAATTCGGCGGGGACTCCGTAGCGGAGACCCGCCGCAACCGGGACGCCTACCTCGCCGACGTCGCCGCCCGCGGCCTGGGAGTGCGGCGGTGA
- the aroB gene encoding 3-dehydroquinate synthase encodes MIVPVNSRIAPYQVHIAPGALERLGESLGDAARVAVIVPEPLRALAEQVGKHCPGRRVTTITVPDAEAAKTPAVLERCWDELAAAGFTRSDLVVGLGGGTATDLAGFVAASWLRGVDFISIPTTVLGMVDAAVGGKTGINLATGKNLVGAFHEPRVVICDLDLLRELPGTEVASGLAEVVKCGFISDAGILQLVDSDLGGALDVTSDTFAELVGRAVAVKAGVVAEDLTERTSSDGNIGREALNYGHTMGHAIEAHEGFRLRHGQAISIGMVWIAEVSRRLLGLDAALAADHSRLLGALGLPVTHDPEAWHGLRRLMNLDKKSRGDDLRLVGLAAQGRPVILESPDESELAESYAVVSGRG; translated from the coding sequence GTGATCGTGCCAGTGAACAGCCGCATCGCCCCCTACCAGGTGCACATCGCCCCCGGTGCGTTGGAACGGCTCGGTGAATCGCTCGGCGACGCCGCGCGGGTGGCGGTGATCGTCCCCGAACCTCTGAGGGCCCTCGCGGAACAGGTTGGGAAACACTGCCCGGGCCGGCGGGTGACCACGATCACCGTTCCCGACGCCGAGGCAGCCAAAACCCCCGCGGTGCTGGAGAGATGCTGGGACGAACTGGCCGCGGCCGGGTTCACGCGCAGCGACCTGGTGGTCGGGCTGGGTGGCGGCACTGCCACCGACCTCGCGGGGTTCGTGGCCGCCAGCTGGCTGCGCGGGGTCGATTTCATCAGCATCCCGACCACGGTGCTCGGCATGGTCGACGCGGCTGTCGGGGGGAAAACCGGCATCAACCTGGCGACGGGAAAAAACCTGGTCGGGGCCTTCCACGAGCCGCGAGTCGTGATCTGCGACCTCGATCTGCTGCGGGAACTGCCCGGCACGGAGGTGGCATCCGGGCTGGCCGAGGTGGTCAAGTGCGGTTTCATCTCGGATGCCGGGATCCTGCAGCTGGTGGATTCCGATCTCGGCGGCGCCCTCGACGTCACATCGGACACCTTCGCGGAACTCGTCGGTCGCGCCGTCGCGGTGAAGGCCGGGGTGGTTGCGGAGGATCTGACGGAACGCACATCCAGTGACGGCAACATCGGCAGGGAGGCCCTGAACTACGGGCACACGATGGGGCACGCCATCGAGGCGCACGAGGGTTTCCGGTTGCGCCACGGCCAGGCCATTTCCATCGGCATGGTCTGGATCGCGGAGGTCAGCCGACGGTTGCTGGGGCTGGACGCCGCCCTGGCCGCCGACCATTCCCGGCTGCTCGGGGCCCTCGGCCTGCCCGTCACTCACGATCCGGAGGCCTGGCACGGGCTTCGTCGTCTCATGAACCTGGACAAGAAGTCCCGCGGCGACGACCTGCGGTTGGTGGGACTCGCCGCCCAGGGGCGGCCGGTGATCCTGGAAAGCCCGGATGAGAGCGAACTCGCCGAGTCCTACGCCGTGGTTTCCGGGCGGGGGTAG
- a CDS encoding DUF948 domain-containing protein: protein MSVGELAGLLAAIALCVLVALAAVPLIKAGRALDEVRIAVRDLGHNSVPVLVELKSTVENTNAELEKLSLVTDDVARVSGHATVVSEHAANLSQLFAATLGGPLVRGAAIVHGLRTALKGRKK from the coding sequence ATGTCCGTCGGTGAGCTGGCAGGTCTGCTCGCAGCCATTGCTCTCTGCGTCCTCGTGGCCTTGGCGGCCGTCCCCCTGATCAAGGCCGGCCGGGCTCTCGACGAGGTCCGCATCGCGGTGCGTGACCTTGGACACAATTCAGTTCCCGTCCTGGTGGAACTGAAGAGCACCGTCGAGAACACCAATGCCGAACTGGAGAAGCTGTCCCTGGTCACTGATGACGTGGCCCGTGTCTCCGGGCACGCCACCGTGGTCAGCGAGCACGCCGCCAATTTGTCGCAGTTGTTCGCGGCCACCCTGGGCGGCCCCCTGGTTCGCGGCGCAGCGATCGTCCATGGTCTGCGGACCGCTTTGAAGGGACGCAAGAAGTGA
- a CDS encoding shikimate dehydrogenase family protein, protein MKRCAVIGDPVEHSLSPAIHRAGYRINGLDWSYEAIRVAPGTLPEFVASLTDPGWVGLSVTAPHKKDLLGLGEPDSISLMVQGGNTILLGEEPRVYNTDVPGFIKAWRNRGLEGISTAVIVGNGATARSLLVALSGLSVREVTVLARVPSRAAALCELGISLGIDITAQPMDASFRDVDLLASTVPTSATAKWAGSWAERAAVLFDAVYDPWPTPLASAADPDQPVITGLELLAGQAVDQFRLLTGCELSFQEALSAATAELEARRRS, encoded by the coding sequence GTGAAACGCTGCGCAGTCATTGGGGACCCGGTGGAGCACTCGCTGTCGCCGGCGATTCACCGCGCGGGCTACCGGATCAACGGCCTCGACTGGAGCTATGAGGCGATTCGGGTCGCTCCCGGAACGCTGCCGGAGTTCGTCGCATCCCTGACGGATCCCGGATGGGTCGGGCTGAGCGTCACGGCACCCCACAAGAAGGACCTGCTCGGGCTGGGCGAACCGGATTCGATCTCCCTCATGGTCCAAGGGGGCAACACGATTCTCCTGGGTGAGGAACCCCGTGTGTACAACACCGATGTGCCGGGGTTCATCAAGGCTTGGCGGAATCGTGGTCTGGAGGGCATTTCCACGGCGGTCATCGTAGGCAACGGCGCCACCGCGCGTTCCTTGTTGGTCGCGCTGTCGGGGCTTTCGGTTCGGGAAGTGACGGTGCTGGCCCGGGTTCCCTCCCGGGCTGCGGCGCTGTGTGAGCTGGGAATCTCCCTCGGGATCGACATCACTGCGCAGCCGATGGACGCTTCGTTCCGGGACGTCGATCTGTTGGCCAGCACCGTTCCGACCTCCGCGACGGCGAAGTGGGCCGGCTCCTGGGCGGAACGGGCCGCGGTGTTGTTCGATGCCGTCTATGATCCCTGGCCCACCCCCTTGGCCAGTGCTGCCGATCCTGATCAGCCGGTGATCACGGGATTGGAACTGCTGGCCGGACAGGCCGTGGACCAGTTCCGGCTCCTGACGGGATGCGAGCTGAGTTTCCAGGAGGCCCTGTCCGCGGCCACGGCCGAACTCGAGGCCCGGCGGCGCAGCTGA
- a CDS encoding replication-associated recombination protein A: protein MSPDLFGNPDPVPTRTGGSLGNARGEGAPLAVRMRPANLDELVGQQHLLGPGAPLRRLVAGQPMSVFLWGPPGVGKTTLASIVSNASGARFVELSAVTAGVRELRAELDAARRELERGTSTVLFIDEVHRFSKTQQDALLPAVENRIVTLIAATTENPSFSVISPLLSRSLLLRLKPLTDTDISALVSRALVDERGLAGTIALVDAARDDLVRLAGGDARRALTYLEEAAASAEALGLGEITSEVLAHAVDRAAVRYDRDGDQHYDVISAFIKSVRGSDVDAALHYLARMLEAGEDPRFIARRLMISASEDIGMAASGVLGTCVAAAQAVQLLGMPEARITLAHATVAAATAPKSNAAYMALEKAVADVRAGRGGAVPAHLRDAHYAGAKALGHGEGYVYPHDLPSGVAAQQYLPDDLAGISYYQPTGHGSEAAISERMAAVRKLLGR, encoded by the coding sequence GTGAGTCCTGACCTGTTCGGCAACCCCGACCCCGTGCCCACCAGGACGGGCGGTTCCTTGGGGAACGCCCGCGGCGAAGGGGCGCCGTTGGCCGTCAGGATGCGTCCTGCGAATCTGGACGAGCTCGTCGGGCAGCAGCACCTGCTCGGCCCGGGCGCTCCGCTCCGCCGGTTGGTCGCGGGGCAGCCGATGAGCGTTTTCCTGTGGGGGCCACCGGGAGTCGGCAAGACCACCCTGGCATCCATCGTCTCCAACGCATCCGGGGCCCGGTTCGTTGAGCTCTCGGCGGTGACCGCGGGGGTCAGGGAACTGCGCGCCGAACTCGACGCGGCCAGGCGGGAGCTGGAACGGGGTACCTCTACCGTGCTGTTCATCGACGAGGTGCACCGCTTCTCCAAGACCCAGCAGGACGCGCTGCTGCCCGCGGTGGAGAACCGGATCGTCACCCTGATCGCGGCAACCACGGAGAACCCCAGCTTCTCCGTGATCTCCCCGCTGTTGTCGCGTTCGCTGCTGCTGCGGCTCAAACCCCTGACCGACACCGACATCTCGGCCCTGGTCTCCCGTGCGCTGGTCGACGAACGGGGCCTGGCGGGCACCATCGCCCTGGTCGATGCGGCCCGGGACGATCTGGTGCGTCTGGCCGGCGGGGATGCTCGCCGCGCGCTGACCTACCTGGAGGAGGCGGCGGCCTCCGCTGAGGCGCTCGGGCTGGGGGAGATCACCTCCGAGGTGCTCGCCCACGCGGTGGACCGGGCCGCCGTGCGCTACGACCGGGACGGCGACCAGCACTACGACGTGATCTCCGCCTTCATCAAATCCGTGCGGGGCTCCGACGTGGATGCGGCCCTGCACTACCTGGCGCGGATGCTGGAGGCGGGGGAGGATCCGCGATTCATCGCGCGCCGCCTGATGATCTCGGCCAGCGAGGACATCGGCATGGCCGCCTCCGGGGTGCTCGGCACCTGCGTTGCGGCGGCCCAGGCGGTGCAGCTGCTGGGGATGCCGGAGGCCCGCATCACCCTCGCCCACGCCACCGTGGCCGCGGCCACCGCCCCGAAGTCCAACGCCGCCTACATGGCTCTGGAGAAAGCCGTTGCCGATGTGCGCGCAGGCAGGGGAGGGGCGGTTCCGGCGCACCTCAGGGATGCCCACTACGCCGGTGCCAAGGCCCTCGGGCACGGCGAGGGGTACGTTTATCCCCACGACCTGCCCTCCGGGGTGGCTGCCCAGCAGTACCTTCCCGACGACCTCGCGGGGATCAGCTACTACCAGCCGACCGGCCACGGGTCGGAGGCGGCCATCTCCGAGCGCATGGCGGCGGTTCGGAAGTTGCTGGGCCGCTGA
- the alaS gene encoding alanine--tRNA ligase translates to MKTSEIRSRFIDFFARHDHTVVPSASLLYNDPTLLFVNAGMVPFKPYFMGEEPTPYRRAVSVQKCVRTLDIDDVGRTTRHGTFFQMMGNFAFGDYFKEGAINYAWELITTEIPNGGLGFRPDQVWVTALHGDEETVSLWRKAGVPRCRIQERGFKDNYWHMGVPGPGGPCSEIYIDRGPEFGPDGGPEADEDRFLEIWNLVFQQEEITNVTAKDKFDVVKPLATQNIDTGSGLERIAYLRQGVANMYETDEVYPVIAKVAELSGRTYGADPDDDVRFRVVADHIRSSLMLMTDGVTPGNEARGYVLRRLLRRSIRAMRLLGVDAPVLGELLPVSRDVMSVSYPEINDSWARISEVSEHEEVSFRRTLSAGTQIFDLAVGRAKQTGAKELPGDEAFQLHDTYGFPIDLTLEMAAEAGLGVDRARFTELMRQQKERARADAKAKKGVGASLEAYKELREGRETPFVGYRELEHETKVVGIVSGGQVVTSAADGQIVELVLAETPFYAESGGQDADAGRITGDGWSADVLDVQRPVPGLIVHRVQLLGDLGEGAMAHAAVDPAARHAASQAHTATHIVHAALRELVGQTATQAGSYNKPGYLRFDYSATHGMSEALRLEVEQRANQAIRDSFDVTASQMKLEEAKALGAMAMFGEKYPPIVRVVEFAGPWSRELCGGTHVANTAQIGVLNLLSESSIGSGVRRVEALVAQDAFERFAAERALVATLTDSLRVQPEQLAERVDKLLGQLKSAEKQIAALQAEKLLARSGELAAAARRVGDIRLVAESLPGIAGGDLRTLALDIRERLGAEPAVVALFGGGSRKATGVVATNAAARDLGVRAGQLISAACRAMGGKGGGKDDLAQGGGSDPAAAPKAITAVEEMLADRG, encoded by the coding sequence ATGAAAACCTCCGAGATCCGGAGCCGGTTCATCGACTTCTTCGCGCGCCACGACCACACCGTCGTGCCGAGCGCGTCGCTTCTCTACAACGACCCCACCCTGTTGTTCGTCAACGCCGGGATGGTGCCCTTCAAACCCTATTTCATGGGGGAAGAACCCACCCCCTACCGCCGCGCGGTTTCTGTTCAGAAGTGTGTGCGCACCCTGGACATAGACGACGTGGGCAGGACCACCCGGCACGGCACGTTCTTCCAGATGATGGGGAACTTCGCGTTCGGCGACTACTTCAAGGAAGGCGCCATCAACTACGCCTGGGAGCTGATCACCACCGAGATCCCCAACGGCGGTCTCGGGTTTCGGCCCGACCAGGTGTGGGTGACCGCACTGCACGGCGACGAGGAGACCGTATCTCTGTGGCGGAAGGCCGGGGTCCCGCGCTGCCGCATCCAGGAGCGTGGCTTCAAGGACAACTACTGGCACATGGGGGTGCCCGGCCCGGGTGGCCCCTGCTCCGAGATCTACATAGACCGCGGACCCGAGTTCGGTCCCGACGGCGGGCCGGAGGCCGACGAGGACCGTTTCCTGGAGATCTGGAACCTGGTCTTTCAGCAGGAGGAGATCACCAACGTTACCGCCAAGGACAAATTCGACGTGGTCAAGCCCTTGGCCACGCAGAACATCGACACCGGCAGCGGCCTGGAACGCATCGCCTACCTGCGCCAGGGCGTGGCGAACATGTACGAGACGGACGAGGTCTACCCGGTCATCGCGAAGGTGGCGGAGCTCTCGGGACGCACCTACGGGGCCGACCCGGATGACGACGTGCGGTTCCGGGTGGTGGCCGACCACATACGTTCCTCGCTGATGCTGATGACCGACGGCGTCACCCCCGGCAACGAGGCCCGCGGCTATGTCCTGCGGCGCCTACTCCGCCGCTCCATTCGCGCCATGCGGCTGCTGGGCGTCGACGCCCCGGTGCTCGGTGAGCTGCTGCCCGTCAGCCGGGACGTGATGAGCGTCTCCTACCCGGAGATAAACGACTCCTGGGCGAGGATCTCCGAGGTCAGCGAACACGAGGAGGTCTCGTTCCGGCGCACCCTGTCCGCCGGAACGCAGATCTTCGATCTCGCGGTGGGACGCGCCAAGCAGACCGGGGCGAAGGAACTGCCCGGCGACGAGGCGTTCCAGTTGCACGACACCTACGGTTTCCCGATCGACCTGACCCTCGAGATGGCCGCCGAGGCGGGACTCGGGGTGGATCGTGCCCGTTTCACCGAACTGATGCGCCAGCAGAAGGAACGGGCCCGTGCCGACGCGAAGGCCAAGAAAGGCGTGGGCGCCAGCCTCGAGGCCTACAAGGAACTCCGCGAGGGTCGCGAAACCCCCTTCGTTGGATACCGGGAACTCGAACACGAGACCAAGGTCGTCGGCATCGTCTCCGGCGGCCAGGTGGTCACCTCCGCCGCCGACGGGCAGATCGTCGAACTGGTGCTGGCCGAAACTCCCTTCTACGCCGAGTCCGGCGGTCAGGACGCCGATGCGGGACGGATCACCGGTGACGGCTGGTCCGCCGATGTGCTCGATGTTCAGCGTCCCGTTCCAGGCCTGATCGTGCACCGGGTTCAGCTGCTCGGTGACCTCGGCGAGGGGGCGATGGCGCACGCCGCCGTGGATCCTGCGGCCAGGCACGCCGCGTCGCAGGCCCACACCGCCACCCACATCGTTCACGCCGCGCTGCGGGAACTGGTGGGCCAGACCGCAACCCAGGCCGGTTCCTACAACAAACCGGGCTACCTGCGCTTCGACTACTCGGCGACCCACGGCATGAGCGAGGCCCTGCGGCTGGAGGTCGAGCAACGCGCCAACCAGGCCATCCGGGACTCCTTCGACGTGACCGCCAGCCAGATGAAACTAGAGGAGGCCAAGGCCTTGGGGGCAATGGCCATGTTCGGTGAGAAATACCCGCCGATCGTGCGCGTGGTGGAGTTCGCGGGCCCTTGGTCGCGGGAACTGTGCGGCGGCACCCATGTCGCCAACACCGCCCAGATCGGGGTGCTGAACCTGCTCAGCGAATCCTCCATCGGATCCGGGGTGCGCCGCGTCGAGGCCCTCGTCGCCCAGGACGCGTTCGAACGTTTCGCCGCCGAACGGGCCCTCGTGGCCACCCTCACCGACAGCCTCCGGGTGCAACCGGAGCAGCTCGCGGAGCGGGTGGACAAACTGCTCGGCCAGCTGAAGTCGGCGGAGAAACAGATCGCTGCCCTACAGGCGGAGAAACTGCTGGCCCGATCCGGCGAACTCGCCGCAGCGGCCCGCAGGGTCGGCGACATCAGGCTGGTGGCCGAGTCCCTGCCCGGTATCGCCGGCGGTGACCTGCGAACCCTCGCCCTCGACATCCGGGAACGACTGGGGGCAGAACCCGCAGTCGTGGCGTTGTTCGGCGGCGGGAGCAGAAAGGCGACCGGTGTGGTGGCCACCAACGCGGCGGCCCGTGACCTGGGTGTTCGCGCCGGCCAGCTGATCTCCGCGGCCTGCCGCGCCATGGGAGGCAAGGGCGGCGGTAAGGACGACCTCGCCCAGGGCGGCGGTTCCGACCCGGCAGCGGCCCCGAAGGCGATCACCGCGGTCGAGGAGATGCTGGCCGATCGTGGCTGA
- a CDS encoding shikimate kinase gives MTIVLVGAPGAGKTTVGAELADLLGKSFVDVDARIEEVVGKPVAEIFADDGEARFRALEESATLELLETGEVVSLGGGAVMNPRIREALAGHDVIWLEVSIRQASRRVGLNTVRPLSLGNIRGRLIELLRERTPVYEAVSTTRVNTDRSNPKRIAAELAETRRQP, from the coding sequence GTGACCATCGTGCTCGTCGGCGCCCCCGGCGCGGGGAAGACCACGGTCGGGGCGGAGCTCGCGGATCTGCTGGGAAAATCCTTCGTCGACGTGGACGCCCGGATCGAGGAGGTGGTGGGCAAGCCCGTTGCCGAGATCTTCGCGGATGACGGTGAGGCCCGTTTCCGTGCCCTGGAGGAATCGGCCACCCTCGAGCTGCTGGAAACCGGGGAGGTCGTGAGCCTGGGCGGGGGAGCGGTCATGAATCCCCGGATCCGCGAGGCCCTGGCGGGGCACGACGTCATCTGGTTGGAGGTTTCCATCCGGCAGGCCTCCCGCCGCGTCGGGCTCAACACCGTGCGGCCGCTGTCGCTCGGCAACATCCGGGGAAGGCTGATAGAGCTGCTCCGGGAACGCACCCCCGTCTACGAGGCGGTTTCAACCACCCGCGTAAACACCGACCGGAGCAACCCCAAGAGGATCGCCGCGGAACTCGCCGAGACCAGGAGACAGCCGTGA
- the ruvX gene encoding Holliday junction resolvase RuvX produces MAELGRLGIDWGKARIGVAASNPRTSFAYPVETVRSDGSELKRLRELIEEYEPELVYVGLPLTLSGERSFAAQFVVERASLLAAVVPGVPLRLVDERMSTAGASRSLGGAGRNSRQQRRIIDQAAAVEILQRALDLETASGRLAGEPLEQEDL; encoded by the coding sequence GTGGCTGAGCTGGGGCGCCTCGGGATCGACTGGGGCAAGGCGAGGATAGGTGTCGCGGCCAGCAATCCGCGCACATCGTTCGCCTATCCCGTGGAGACGGTTCGCTCGGACGGTTCGGAACTGAAACGACTCAGGGAACTGATTGAGGAGTACGAACCCGAACTGGTCTACGTGGGGCTGCCACTGACCCTGTCGGGGGAGCGTTCCTTCGCTGCTCAGTTCGTGGTCGAGAGGGCGTCCCTGCTCGCCGCGGTGGTGCCAGGCGTGCCGCTCAGGCTGGTTGACGAACGGATGAGCACCGCCGGGGCGTCACGTAGTCTTGGGGGAGCGGGCCGCAACTCCCGGCAACAACGGCGGATCATAGATCAGGCCGCCGCCGTGGAGATCCTGCAGCGCGCGCTGGATCTGGAAACGGCCTCCGGTCGGCTGGCCGGGGAACCACTGGAACAGGAGGATCTGTGA
- the mltG gene encoding endolytic transglycosylase MltG produces the protein MSPTFVDNDGQPDWRKIGYHARSAFAVLLSAVVLFGGGWFVVHKAHEAWVSWRTESDYIGEGKDEVVVVIPKDATVTQIGDVLVENGVIKSTRTFRSVVGRQTGSDSKLQAGRFRLRTELPAETALKMLLDPANKVALKVTLPEGRVQVQQWEILTKELGLTEEQLTEASKSSELKLPSWAGGSGKLEGFLFPETYEVAEPVTALGVLKQQVEQFDKVTGAISLESRAKDIGRSPYEVLIVASIVEKEAARAEDRPRIAQVVYNRLAKNLPLQFDSTVHYAIGQFDRVTTTEGDRATDSPYNTYKVKGLPPTPISNPGQSAIESALAPSGENFLYFTTVDLDTGETRYSTDEAGHAENVKLFQQWCQSHSGRCT, from the coding sequence GTGAGTCCCACTTTCGTCGACAACGACGGTCAACCGGACTGGCGCAAGATCGGATATCACGCCCGCAGCGCGTTCGCGGTTCTGCTGTCGGCCGTGGTGCTGTTCGGCGGCGGCTGGTTCGTCGTCCACAAGGCTCACGAGGCGTGGGTCTCCTGGCGTACCGAAAGCGATTACATCGGTGAGGGCAAGGACGAGGTGGTCGTGGTGATCCCGAAGGACGCCACCGTCACGCAGATCGGCGACGTTCTCGTGGAGAACGGCGTCATCAAGTCCACCCGCACCTTCCGCTCGGTGGTCGGGCGCCAGACGGGGTCGGATTCCAAACTCCAGGCGGGGCGTTTCCGATTGCGTACCGAGCTGCCGGCCGAGACCGCACTGAAGATGCTGCTCGACCCAGCCAATAAGGTGGCTCTGAAGGTGACGCTCCCCGAGGGGCGGGTCCAGGTGCAGCAGTGGGAGATCCTGACCAAGGAACTGGGGCTCACCGAGGAGCAGCTGACCGAGGCGTCGAAGTCCAGCGAACTGAAACTGCCCAGCTGGGCAGGTGGCAGCGGCAAACTGGAGGGGTTCCTCTTCCCGGAAACCTACGAGGTGGCCGAGCCGGTGACCGCGCTCGGGGTCCTGAAACAGCAGGTGGAACAGTTCGACAAGGTGACGGGCGCCATCAGCCTGGAGTCCCGCGCCAAGGACATCGGCAGAAGCCCGTACGAGGTCCTGATCGTCGCATCCATCGTGGAGAAGGAGGCGGCACGCGCGGAGGACAGACCCAGGATCGCGCAGGTGGTCTACAACCGGTTGGCGAAGAACCTGCCCCTGCAGTTCGACTCCACGGTGCACTACGCGATCGGGCAGTTCGACCGTGTCACCACCACCGAGGGAGACCGGGCAACGGATTCGCCCTACAACACCTACAAGGTCAAGGGTCTACCACCCACGCCGATCTCGAACCCGGGACAGTCCGCCATCGAGTCCGCTCTGGCACCGAGCGGCGAGAATTTCTTGTACTTCACCACCGTCGACCTGGACACCGGAGAGACCAGGTACTCGACGGACGAGGCAGGTCACGCGGAGAACGTGAAACTGTTTCAGCAGTGGTGCCAGTCCCATTCAGGACGCTGCACGTGA